The Mercurialis annua linkage group LG2, ddMerAnnu1.2, whole genome shotgun sequence genome contains a region encoding:
- the LOC126667969 gene encoding uncharacterized protein LOC126667969, producing MHNTRRANLPLEPFQDNLGGFERSVRRENHRPDIMENENEDYEEGERFNPQVEGAEQHYPPPPPLENVNRQRHQERPRDDRPHLHPQVHNQPRQTLGEFFLPNVDNATFGCFAMPVQAATFEIKPSTIQLLENRCAFYGLSQEDPNAHIAKFLGVLNTFKLHGITADQIKLRMFPFSLRDKASLWLHSLPNESIHNWRELAQAFLNKYFPHGKTTKLTKDILEFIQFEGESLYEAWERFKDLQRSVPHHRLNKEHVIQIFYDGTTITTRATIDAASSGSLMQKTYEEALELVEKLAIVSSTWGPIDRRAPSTQKSVMTLDQVREMEAIKATNASLQAQVDALKKQVAPRNAPVAYVQVGCEHCGDYNHSSGECYATGKAWSEQVNYVGGQGQANDPYSNTYNPGWRNHPNFGWRNQEGQGNAQASNQAGPSFQGGNRPQYQQQPQGQYHNNQHQGNNYGGRPQNPPGFQQPRNTDEGNMLTKLMEKFEKMEVENRQLHNENRQREKNQASTIHHLETQISQMALSLQGRPQGGFPSTTENNPREHVKAIKVVELRSGRVLDVEHDKDLEKANGKRPMIVEVKPQVVIDVASSSQELPKSCEEVAIDIDVEEPYVRPPPPPPFVPKVPFPSRLRKAPDNEKFHKFLEIFKKLQISMSLGDALREMPQYAKFLKDIIMNKRSWEQGGTIPLTESCSSIIQSNLPTKLQDTGSFTIPCLIGTSTSLNCLCDLGASINLMPLCLFRKICGNQPIKQTSMMLQLADHSLKRPHGVAEDVLVKVGKFIFPVDFVVLDYAVDKDCPMIPGRPFLNTGRALVDVNGGKITLRMNDESMVFDIKHGKSKCEEEKCMKIDTIEPTLHVPMKEVPMKEPEVVCAKIKTTPHVKPRKGKPRRWASWKLKLNGIATTSKRQICTEVATLGEYVQVRTSQAHSQAGKLISKWSGPFKTRRKLDNDLIELEGANGDVFKVLGEWCKPYPRVLIDESREQVALFDPP from the coding sequence atgcacaatacacgaagggctaatcttccactagaaccgtttcaagacAATCTCGGGGGCTTTGAAAGAAGTGTGAGGCGGGAAAATCATAGACCCGATATCATGGAAAATGAGAATGAAGATTATGAGGAAGGTGAGCGGTTCAATCCTCAAGTGGAAGGAGCGGAACAACATTATCCGCCTCCTCCCCCACTTGAGAATGTGAATCGCCAAAGGCATCAAGAACGCCCAAGGGATGATCGACCCCACTTGCATCCACAAGTGCACAATCAACCaagacaaactttgggcgaGTTCTTTTTGCCGAATGTGGATAATGCCACGTTTGGATGCTTtgcaatgccggttcaagcggcaaccTTTGAGATCAAGCCAAGTACGATACAACTTTTAGAGAACCGTTGTGCGTTTTACGGGTTGAGTCAAGAGGATCCCAATGCGCACATCGCCAAATTCTTGGGTGTACTCAATacgttcaagcttcatgggataaccgcGGATCAAATCAAGTTGAGAATGTTCCCCTTTTCTTTAAGGGATAAGGCTAGCTTATGGCTTCACTCTCTACCCAACGAATCCATCCACAATTGGAGGGAGTTGGCTCAAGCGTTTCTCaacaaatatttccctcatggcaAGACTACAAAGTTGACCAAGGATATTCTTGAGTTTATTCAATTTGAAGGGGAGTCACTTTATGAGGCATGGGAGCGTTTCAAGGATTTACAAAGGAGTGTCCCCCATCATCGGCTCAATAAAGAGCATGTGATCCAAATCTTCTATGATGGGACGACTATTACAACTAGAGCAACAATTGATGCGGCTTCGAGCGGATCACTAATGCAAAAGACGTATGAAGAGGCGCTAGAATTGGTGGAAAAGTTGGCGATAGTTAGTAGCACTTGGGGCCCTATTGATAGAAGAGCGCCATCTACTCAAAAGTCGGTAatgactcttgatcaagtgAGGGAAATGGAGGCCATAAAAGCAACTAATGCTTCTCTACAAGCACAAGTGGATGCCCTCAAGAAACAAGTTGCTCCAAGAAACGCACCGGTCGCCTATGTTCAAGTGGGATGTGAGCATTGTGGGGACTACAACCATAGTAGTGGGGAGTGTTATGCCACGGGGAAAGCTTGGAGTGAGCAAGTGAACTATGTTGGAGGCCAAGGGCAAGCTAATGACCCGTACTCTAATACCtacaaccccggatggaggaatcatcctaacTTTGGATGGAGAAACCAAGAAGGtcaaggcaatgctcaagcCTCCAACCAAGCGGGTCCTAGTTTTCAAGGAGGAAATAGACCTCAATATCAACAACAACCACAAGGTCAATACCACAACAACCAACACCAAGGGAACAATTATGGTGGTAGACCACAAAACCCTCCCGGTTTCCAACAACCAAGGAACACGGATGAGGGAAACATGCTTACCAAATTGATGGAGAAATTTGAAAAGATGGAGGTTGAAAATAGGCAACTTCACAATGAAAATAggcaaagggagaagaaccaagcttccaccATCCATCACTTAGAGACCCAAATCTCGCAAATGGCACTTTCGCTTCAAGGTAGACCTCAAGGGGGATTTCCCTCTACTACGGAAAACAATCCTAGAGAGCATGTGAAAGCCATCAAAGTTGTGGAACTTCGAAGCGGTAGAGTCCTTGATGTTGAACATGATAAGGATCTTGAAAAAGCTAATGGCAAGAGGCCAATGATTGTGGAGGTTAAGCCTCAAGTGGTAATAGATGTTGCAAGCTCTAGTCAAGAGCTACCAAAGTCGTGTGAGGAGGTGGCTATTGATATTGATGTTGAAGAACCATATGTGaggccaccaccaccaccaccttttGTGCCTAAAGTaccattcccaagccggttgaGAAAGGCTCCGGATAATGAAAAGTTTCATAAGTTTCTTGAAATATTCAAGAAACTTCAAATAAGCATGAGCCTAGGGGATGCCTTGCGAGAGATGCCCCAATACGCTaagttcttgaaagacataattatgaacaagcgaaGTTGGGAACAAGGCGGAACAATTCCTCTAACGGAAAGTTGTAGTTCTATTATCCAAAGCAATCTACCGACCAAGCTACAAGATACAGGGAGTTTCACGATTCCTTGCTTAATTGGCACTTCTACTTCTCTTAATTGTCTTTGCGATTTAGGTGCAAGTATAAATCTAATGCCGTTGTGTCTTTTCAGGAAAATATGTGGAAACCAACCGATAAAACAAACTTCCATGATGCTCCAATTGGCCGACCATTCGCTCAAGAGACCGCACGGGGTTGCGGAAGACGTGCTAGTAAAAGTGGGCaagttcatctttccggtggacttTGTTGTGCTTGATTATGCGGTCGACAAAGATTGCCCCATGATTCCCGGGCGTCCTTTTTTGAATACGGGGAGAGCATTGGTTGATGTTAATGGGGGGAAGATAACATTAAGAATGAATGATGAGAGCATGGTGTTTGACATCAAGCATGGCAAAAGCAAGTGTGAGGAGGAGAAATGCATGAAGATTGATACTATTGAGCCCACATTGCATGTGCCTATGAAGGAGGTTCCTATGAAAGAACCCGAGGTTGTGTGTGCAAAAATCAAGACAACACCTCATGTCAAGCCACGCAAGGGAAAACCAAGACGTTGGGCATCATGGAAGTTGAAGCTCAACGGGATAGCAACCACAAGCAAGAGACAAATATGCACGGAAGTTGCTACTCTTGGTGAGTACGTCCAAGTTCGAACCTCTCAAGCACATTCACAAGCGGGGAAGTTGATTTCTAAGTGGAGCGGGCCGTTTAAAACACGGCGCAAATTGGATAATGATTTGATTGAGTTGGAGGGGGCCAATGGAGATGTTTTTAAGGTGCTTGGAGAATGGTGCAAACCATATCCTAGAGTGTTGATCGATGAAAGTCGCGAGCAAGTCGCTCTTTTTGATCCTCCATGA